The sequence below is a genomic window from Proteus vulgaris.
TTGATTATTACGCTGATGTTATTTATTCAAACTGAGATTATCTGTAAGAAATTAACTCTCTTTTTCCAGCAATGTGCGTAAACCTGCCGCTTTATTCTCGATTTCAGTCCACTCTTGCTGAGGATCTGAGCCTGCAACGACACCTGCACCAGCATATAAAGTTAAAGCATCATCATGCAACTCACCACAACGTAAACTAACCGCAAACTCTGCATGAGGAAGAGATATATATCCCGCAGAGCCCGCATACCAACGGCGCTCGAAAGGTTCATGCTTACGAATAAATGCACGCGCGACACTTCTTGGTAAGCCACATACGGCGGCTGTTGGCTGTAATCGTTTTAAGCAATCGATATCATCAGAATCAATTAATTTACCATGTATATAGCGACGAAGATGCTGCACTTTACGCAACCGGATAACATCTGCGGGTGACACATCGATACCGTCAACTCCACCTTGTAATCGTTGACAAATATCATCAACTACAACCAGATTTTCATGCTGATTCTTTTTATCATTCATCAGCCAATTTGCAAATTTAGTGGCTTGTTGTTCATTATCAGAACTCGCTACTGTACCCGCTAACGCTTCGGTATAAAGCATCAACTCATCACGCTTATATAATCTTTCTGGTGTCGCTCCCATAAATGCATCTGAAGGTGAAAATGCCAGCATATAGTGATAGCAATGATGATTAACATCACGGCTCGCCTTCATAAATTGGATCGCTTTCAGTGGGTTATCCAGCGTTAAGCATGTCGCTCTTGCAGGGACAACTTTTTCAAATAAACCTTGGCTAATTTCATCTAAGGCAATATTGAGATAGTGAGTCCACTGCTCTTGCGTTAAAGAGTGATTAACATGAGTAACAGAAACAGAAAGCGGTTCAATTTCTACGGCTTGATTTAATGTTTGCAGAAAATCTAATGTTTTTTGCTTATCACCTTCATCCAACATATTTAGATGAACAGAAAGCTGTTGCTGGTGGCGTCTAATCTCAATGCGAGGCAAAAAAAGATAGGCATCATCGCCTTTTATTTTATCAATGCGACCTGGAATAATGGTATCCCACGCATTTAAGCCCCAAATACGCACATCGTCACTGTTTGTATCACAATGATGTAAACCTAAGAATCGGCAAGCATCTTCAATATGATTAAAACAACGTAATTGCCCGCAAGCGGCGACTTCTTCATGCTCATCGCGATGTTGCCAATAAAATTGGGGATAATACGACTGTGCAGCAAGCCATGAGAGCAATGAAAATGAAACCTCTGATGGCAAGGTGACTTTCAAATGTAAAAGATTACCTTGTGCTGTCAGATTTATATTTTTAACTTTTTCGTACAGTGTC
It includes:
- a CDS encoding isochorismate synthase translates to MEKVNPVFSTLYEKVKNINLTAQGNLLHLKVTLPSEVSFSLLSWLAAQSYYPQFYWQHRDEHEEVAACGQLRCFNHIEDACRFLGLHHCDTNSDDVRIWGLNAWDTIIPGRIDKIKGDDAYLFLPRIEIRRHQQQLSVHLNMLDEGDKQKTLDFLQTLNQAVEIEPLSVSVTHVNHSLTQEQWTHYLNIALDEISQGLFEKVVPARATCLTLDNPLKAIQFMKASRDVNHHCYHYMLAFSPSDAFMGATPERLYKRDELMLYTEALAGTVASSDNEQQATKFANWLMNDKKNQHENLVVVDDICQRLQGGVDGIDVSPADVIRLRKVQHLRRYIHGKLIDSDDIDCLKRLQPTAAVCGLPRSVARAFIRKHEPFERRWYAGSAGYISLPHAEFAVSLRCGELHDDALTLYAGAGVVAGSDPQQEWTEIENKAAGLRTLLEKES